Part of the Deltaproteobacteria bacterium genome is shown below.
ATCCAAACTGGAATCGTTTTCGGGAAACATCTCTTCCACCGCCTGCGCCACCTTGAGCATGAACGCATCGGTATTATCATCCTGGCCCATAAGCGTGATGCCTCGAACGCGAATGATTTTGGTAAACGGAAGATAGGCATCGGTTTGAACCAAGCCACTATTTTCATAAAGATTCTCGGGTACCTCTCCCGAGGGACTCGAGATCACGCAGCCGCCAATAGGGGCTGGTATCGCGGCGGTATCTGGAGCTTCCTCAGCCCTCTCGCCTATCTCGTCGCTGGAGGTATTCGTGGTACCTGTGTCCGCGTTGTCGCCCCCTGTAATGGGTTCAGGCGATTCTTGGTTCGCCGTCCCGCAGCCGCTCGGCACGGCCGCGCCGAGCACCACTGCGCTTAGCCATATGTATTTTCGTAAAGCCTGCTTCATTGTCCAACCTCGTCATCATGGATTCGTACCCTACGACCCGCCGGCGCGGGTGTTGGGCAAATATTATTCTCCCATTATCGGCCGCAGTAAAGATAGACGTTTGGATGACGGAGAGTCTCAAATGAAGACACTACATTCCACAGGCCGCATATTCAGTGGCACAGGATGTTTCAAAGCACTGCTCATACGTGGTGCCTGCGCCGGTATTACAAGCATTCTGGCAGGCAGTGTCTCCTGAGCCGCAGCTACCGGTGCACTCCGTGAAAAAGGCATTCGCCTCATCATAACAGGATTGGTAATTGTCCACTCGGCATCCATACATCGCCTGAAATGAAGCTACGGCCGTACCTGGTGCACCTACCTGCTGAGTATCAATACAACCTTCCATGGTTTGAGCACATGCCTGAGCGCAATCATCAGTGGTGCAAGCGGCAACACACTCACTGTGAACAGGGACGCAAACCGCTAGGATGCCCTCGTGTATTTCCACACAGGTTGCATGAGCTTGCGCTGTATTGGTACCCGCGGTTGCCGTAGCCGTATCCTCAATACATGCGGCGTATTCTTCGGGGCAAAAATCTTGCTGGCAACGGTAATAGTTTTCAAGAGAGCCCGGCACGTCTACACATTGAACATTGCTACACGCTACAAGGCTGTTCATCAAAGCAGTGCCCTGCGAACTCATCACGTTGTAACAACCATCAACACAGCTGTAGAAGGATGTTTCATCCGTTGAGTTTGCGTAACAACCCTGCACACACGAGTAGCCTTCGCCGCAGGTCGTACCACCGGTAGAACCGCCGGGGTTCGTGCCGCCGCCAGATGTTGAACCGCCGCCGAAGCATACATTGTACTCAGCCGCGCAAGAACGAGCGAGGCAATCGCGGTACTCCGCTGCATCAACCACCTGTCCATCGCACATTTGCTGACCGCACTGAATGAGGGAAGTCCATTCACCTCGGGCCTGGCCCGTTGCTCGGTCGTAACAATCTTGGCCACAACTTTGGTTGCCATTGCATGCGTCTTCGCATTCGTAGAGCTGTGAGCACGAAAGATTGGATGGAGCACTTTCTGAGTTTGAGCCACCGGTATCAGACCCTGAGCCCGTATTGCCCGAAGAGCCATTCCCCGCCTCTTCTGGCTCGGTCGCAACCCCGCATGTTGAGTACTCCCCATAGCAGGACTCAACCATACATCCTTGAAGCGCATCGTTTGCCTGAGCGCCGCACTGCTGCAAGCACGCATCATCTGAGCAGGCCTCAGCACATGGGTTATAGAGTTCCAGGCCTTGATCGTAGCAGCCCTGGTAAACTTCTTCTTCGCAAGCGCGCAGAGCTTCAAACTCTGACTGGCCTGCGCCGCTACCCTGCGCAAGCTCTGCGTCGTAACAACTGGTATAGGTCGCCTGGCAAGCGTCAGCGCATGTCTGATCCTCACACGCTCCTGCACACTCGTAGTAAGAAGAATAACAGACCGACACGGCATTGTAGATTTCCAAACAGCTGGCACCGGCGGCGGTGTCACTTGAGCCGGCCTCGCCACTGGGAGCAGTGTCCCCGGTGGGTAACTCAGATCCTTCTGGGCCCGAATAACCATAAGTTCCTGCGGGAGAGCCGCAGCCCATCAAAGCAATCGCCAAACAACACGAGAAAAATATAACGGTACAACGAGAGGGCATAGCTGTCTCCATCTTTTAACCAAGAACGGGTTCAATCATTTTGCATCGAGAAAATGGAAGCTTCGAAACCGCCCCACCCGGTCGATGTGGGGGCACAACACCACGAGACGTTCTAAAAAAATAGCGGAATAAATCGAACCCACTGTTCAATTTAACTGAACAAATTAAGACCAACTGATTAGTTATTTCAAATCAATGGTTTAGCCGTCATGGACTGTGTTTTTACCGATACGTTCTCTGATCTTTATGAACAAATCGACAGGGGTCGCCCTCTAAGGAGCGTTATGGGCACTCTTCCAGCGATTCCATAGCAGCCCGCTGAGTTGGAGAAACCCACTGTAAAGCCGAACGATTCCACCATTTTTGAGGATTGTCTTTTTGGGCGCCTGCCCGCAAGCGAGTACTTAAAATAGGTTGAATCTGAATCACCGGCTCCTCATAAGGATGGGCGCAAAATAGAGCTTCTACGACGGTAGAGAGGACCGAGTCATTTTGAGGCACCACAAAGGAGACCTCATCACACGGAACTTCAATCAATCCGAGCTTTCCCGAACATGCATTGACCATGGGCTCAAACTGCTGCGTTCCTGAACGATGGCGAAAGGCAACTTTTTGATAGTCCCCGTACTGAAGCGAGTCTACTTGCAAAACAGCTTGGAGAACTTCATCAACATTTTCAGGCGGAATTTGAACGCGAACTTGGTAGGACGACACCACTTCGGCGCTCGGTGTTTTGAGGTGTATTTTATTTTCTGGGCTTAGAGAGGTCATTCAGGTTCCATTTATATTCTATGAAAGGGTCGCGGCTTATAGAGGAAGTGTGTTGAGGCTTCAATGGGAGGCATTCAAGAAGCGATGCCTTGTCTGCAACAATTTCAAAGTTACGCACGCCTGCGCACTCGTCAAACCCTTAGGCTAAAACTTTAAAAAGCGGCTTTTGAGACTTAACCCCTTTAAGCTCAAAATCACCGGCGTATTCCGTCTCTTGAAGTAAACCCTCAGCCACGGCTCCAGAGACATAAACCGAACCGGGCTCACACGCTGATTCTATCCGAGCCGCAATGTTCACAGTGTGACCAATGGCCGTATAGTCGGCGCGTTTGTCTGAGCCGAAATTACCGACAACCGCCGGGCCTTGATGAATCCCAATTCTCATCGAAAGCTCGGGATAACCCTTCTCTGCACACCGTTTTGTAAAGACCTGCATCTTCTCTTGCATCGCTAAACCGCAGCTTACCGAGCGCTCACGTTGCTCCTGAGTACTCATCGATTTAGGCGCCCCAAAGATGACCATCACCGCGTCGCCAATAAATTTATCGATGGTTCCGCCATGCTCAAAAATCACATCACTCATCACACTTAAGTAATCATTCAAGAGTTCCGTGATGACCTCTGCACCATACTGCTCACAGGTGGACGTAAATCCTGCCAAGTCCGAAAATAGGATGGTAATGTTACGGCTATGGGGTGCTTCATCCATTGTAATCTCTTTAGCCAAGAGTTCATCTACGAGTTGAGGCGGGAGGTAGCGATTCATAATATGGGCAGATAAGAGCTGCTCAGCTTCGGCATGGTCTTTCTCTTTTTCGAGAACCTGCAGTTTGTCTGCCAAGGCAAAGGAAAGCAGAACAATTTCCGCTGCAGCTCCCAATTGAAATGCATAATTTGTGAGAACATTAGCCTCTACCAAACCTACGGTCTTTAAAACGAGGACAGCTTCTCCAATCAATAACATGCCCCACGATGCTAAGTAATAACGTGCAGGGTGATACCCTTGCCGGACCACACAGAGCGCCGCTGTTATCCAAACAACAATCATACAAACAGCCAACACAACGGTGCTTATGAGAACCACGCGGTTTGATAAAACGAAGGCCCCGACCAAAAGGCTCAAAGACAAATAGGTAAGGCCACGTGCTATTAGAGCCAAGCGAGGCAGGCGCTCACGCATTTGCAAGAAAGAATAGGTAAATAAGTTTCCGAATAGTGAAAGCGTAATGAGAGCTAGAGAGAGGCCTTGGTTAACCCAGTAAGGAGAGTCCGGCACGAAGAACTCACTCCAGATACCATTGCCACAGACCGCCGCCCATCCAAGCGAGAGTACGTAGAACAAATAGTAGAGATGGCTTCGCTCTCGATTAAGAAGATAAATAAAGAGATTGTAAAAAAAAGTGAGTAAGACAATCCCATAAAACATGCCGATGACCAGCCGAAAGTCCCGCTCAGACTTGCGCAAGGCGTCCAAGGTAAGAACCGCTAATGGGAGCTGAATGGAGCTTGAGGATTCAACCCTTAAAAGAACAGTGGAGGTCTTTCCGTAGGAGGTCTCGAGTGGGAAAACAAAATTGTGATGTAGAATTGCTCGGTTGTTAAACGGCAGTATATCGCCGCCGCCTAAGTGCAGCACCCCGCCATCCGCATCGACTTGGTAAAAATCAATTTGGTCTAAATAAGGGTGCCCCAACTCCAAGACCCATGTCTTGGCCAAGGGTGTCCTTACGCGAAAGTCAAAACGTAGCCAGTATGCTGACTCACTGAGCCCAAATTGGGGAACCTCTTTGTCAGCGATCTTCCAAAGCCCTGAACGCACGGGTGACTGGACATCTGAAAGAGTGAAGAGACCTTCTTCGTCCTCGAGCGTGTAGAGATGCCCCAAGAGCGTTTGCTGCTCCGTTGAACCATCTATAACCAGAGCTTGGGCGAAAACCTGCCCGGGCAAAGCACAAGCTGCCCATACGACAACTAAAAGCTGCAGATAGAGATTGGTACTCCTGGGTTCACAAACTGTCTGTCTTGGGTTCACACTTGAGCTTATTGATTTTTCGAGTCGATCCCAAGAGAACAAGAATCTATTGACCTATTAACTGATTCTCAGCCCTCTTTGCCACGCCCTCTCCAGTAACCCGCAAGGGCAATACCGGAAAGATTGTGCCAGAGGCTAAAAATTGCCCCAGGTAAAGCGGTGGCAGCGCTGAAAAAGGAGGTCGCCAAAGAGACCCCAAGGCCAGAATTTTGCATGCCCACTTCGATGGCCAAGGTTCGCCGGTCTTGCTCAGTGCAGCCAAGAAATCCTGCAGCTGTGTAGCCCAAAAATAGTCCCGAGAGGTTGTGTAGAATAACCGCCAACATCACAAGCCACGGGAAAGTCAGAAGCATCGTTTGATTAAGCGCCACGATAATGCCGATCACAAAACTAATCGCAACCATCGAGATCACTGGGAAGACCTGGAGCACCGAGTCGATGCGGCCAACCAAAAATCGGCGTAATACAATACCATCAAAAACGGGGAAGAGGACAATCCAGAATACTGATTTCATCATGCCCCACATATTCACATCGACAGTTTGGGAAACGAGTGCATCGACCCACAAGGGCGTGAGAAACGGCGCAAGAACGGTTGAGGCAAGAGTCATGCAAACAGAAAGAGCGATATTAGCGCCGGCCAAATAGACAATCACATTGGAAGCGGTCCCGCCCGGACAAGCCCCCACTAGCACCAGCCCCACAACCATCTCATCGGGTAAACCAAGCGCCGCTCCCAAGGCGACCGCAAGCAAAGGCATAAGCGTGTACTG
Proteins encoded:
- a CDS encoding bile acid:sodium symporter family protein, whose protein sequence is MARNLFLPTALLMSAAALAAPSLFIWAKPSIVWLLGVIMFGMGLTLEVDDFKKVWEHRRLVLAGLTMQYTLMPLLAVALGAALGLPDEMVVGLVLVGACPGGTASNVIVYLAGANIALSVCMTLASTVLAPFLTPLWVDALVSQTVDVNMWGMMKSVFWIVLFPVFDGIVLRRFLVGRIDSVLQVFPVISMVAISFVIGIIVALNQTMLLTFPWLVMLAVILHNLSGLFLGYTAAGFLGCTEQDRRTLAIEVGMQNSGLGVSLATSFFSAATALPGAIFSLWHNLSGIALAGYWRGRGKEG